The DNA sequence GAAAAATTTCATGGCGTGACAAAGTAAGCAGCCCGCCCGGAAGGATAACTATTCCGGGAAACGTCTGTCGACGTAGGGCGTATGTTTGCCGACCTGGATGACAATCCCCCCTCGTTGCGGCCGAATTAAACAATCATTAAGCTTAGGAAAGAAATGGCAGGGTAGTGGCCTGATCCACAGCATACTAGTACGTTGACAGGCGCTGAACGCGGAATAGATGACTACTGAATTGCAACACCGGGATAGTTTCTATCGTAGTAGTTGTTAGATACCAAGACAGACAACTAATCCTATTGACTAAGATGAATAATAGTGCTATGCCTACAACCGCTCCGGGCGCTGTTCAGTCGCGACCCATTGCCAGACGGACGTTTCAGTACCTGTCAATTGCTGCCTTTGCCCTATTGCTGGCAAGTTGCAAAGATCAGTCGGCCGATGTGACACCCCAGGTGGCTGCGGCCAACCCGAACGGGCTGGTCGACAACTGGATTCTCGACAACATGCGGGAGGTGTATTACTGGAACGACAAGATTCCGGCCAATCCCGATACAACCCTCGCTCCCGATAAATTTTTCGATTCGATTCTTAACAAGTACGATGCTACGTCCAACCCGACCGGGGATCGGTTTTCGTGGATTGAAGAGAGCGCCACGGAGCTGCAGGCCAGCCTGAGCGGAGAAACGACCACGACGGGTATGGAGTATACGCTGTACTTGCGCTCGGCGGGTTCCGACAATATCATTGCCCAGGTGCTATATGTGCTGCCCGGCTCGCCCGCCGAGAAAGCAGGGATCAAGCGGGGGGACATCATCAGCAAAGTGAATGGACAACTCCTCAGCCGGACCAACTATGTAGACCTGCTCTATGGAACCAGCACAACGTTTAACTTCGGGCTGGCCAGCGTGAGCAACAATACTCTGGTCGACACCGACGTGAGCAAAACCGTCACGGCGACGGTGTTTCAGGAAAATCCGGTATTTCTGGATTCGGTGTACTCGGTAGGGGGTAAAACGGTGGGTTACCTGGTCTACAACCAGTTTGTACCGGGGGCCAACAACAGCACGGCTAACGAATACGATGCCCAACTGGATGCGATCTTTGGTGATTTTAAAGCCAAAGGGGTGAATGAACTGGTACTGGATCTACGCTACAACCCCGGTGGCTATACTTCATCGTCGGCTAATCTCGCCAGCCTGATCGGGAAAGGT is a window from the Spirosoma rigui genome containing:
- a CDS encoding S41 family peptidase, which encodes MNNSAMPTTAPGAVQSRPIARRTFQYLSIAAFALLLASCKDQSADVTPQVAAANPNGLVDNWILDNMREVYYWNDKIPANPDTTLAPDKFFDSILNKYDATSNPTGDRFSWIEESATELQASLSGETTTTGMEYTLYLRSAGSDNIIAQVLYVLPGSPAEKAGIKRGDIISKVNGQLLSRTNYVDLLYGTSTTFNFGLASVSNNTLVDTDVSKTVTATVFQENPVFLDSVYSVGGKTVGYLVYNQFVPGANNSTANEYDAQLDAIFGDFKAKGVNELVLDLRYNPGGYTSSSANLASLIGKGVGPGKLYFREEWNASITPLLQKEYGSSFFVQNFVTKAQNIGGNLSRLFVLTTDHTASASELIINGLRPYMTVTTIGTTTYGKNVGSITITDDTGKIKWGMQPIVFKSYNSANQSDYSTGFTPTIEVEEPLNLLPLGDVREAMLSTALAQISGTPGARTGVANANPLPAIGSSIQRKAGGAMMVKPMKALPL